Proteins from one Leishmania infantum JPCM5 genome chromosome 21 genomic window:
- a CDS encoding putative histone deacetylase codes for MHAVHKDDARAPLLNTESRCRVALIDTSGYASDMNISAFVPQHAMKPYRVLAAMEIVRSLKIDAHCRTVVPPLVKVEELMAYHTDTYLANLGLHSCRSWLWNAETSKVFFSGDCPPVEGLMEHSIATASGTLMGAVLLNSGQVDVAVHWGGGMHHSKCGECSGFCYVNDIVLGILELLKCHDRVLYVDIDMHHGDGVDEAFCTSDRVFTLSLHKFGESFFPGTGHPRDVGYGRGRYYSMNLAVWDGITDFYYLGVFEHALHSIVRRYSPDAIVLQCGADSLAGDRLGLLNLSSFGHGQCVQAVRDLGIPMLALGGGGYTIRNVAKLWAYETSILTGHPLPPNTVLPVAEMPLSGWLFQDSPLLIVAQDRSNHVLPGLHCQRAYQMMTEQIDRHVPHIQPHPRLQKASTAAAAVDKQVEDGTTAVEDFKRQ; via the coding sequence ATGCACGCGGTGCACAAGGATGATGCCAGGGCACCGCTTTTGAATACCgaaagccgctgccgcgtggcGTTGATTGACACCTCCGGCTACGCCTCCGACATGAACATCTCTGCCTTTGTGCCCCAGCACGCAATGAAGCCGTATCGTGTGCTTGCGGCAATGGAGATTGTGCGCAGCCTCAAGATCGATGCTCACTGCCGCACTGTCGTGCCGCCTCTGGTGAAGGTTGAGGAGCTGATGGCATACCATACCGACACCTACCTCGCGAACCTAGGCCTgcacagctgccgcagctggttGTGGAACGCGGAGACGTCGAAAGTTTTCTTTTCTGGAGATTGTCCTCCGGTCGAGGGGCTGATGGAGCACTCCATCGCTACAGCCAGCGGGACGTTGATGGGAGCGGTACTACTCAATAGCGGCCAGGTcgacgtggcggtgcacTGGGGTGGCGGAATGCATCATTCAAAGTGCGGCGAGTGCTCCGGGTTCTGCTACGTGAACGACATCGTTCTCGGTATTCTCGAGCTTCTGAAGTGCCATGACCGGGTTCTGTACGTCGACATCGATATGcaccacggcgacggcgtggatGAGGCCTTCTGCACGAGTGATCGCGTCTTTACACTCTCACTGCACAAATTCGGTGAGAGCTTCTTCCCTGGCACGGGGCACCCGCGCGACGTCGGCTACGGTCGTGGACGCTACTACAGCATGAATTTGGCTGTATGGGACGGCATCACCGACTTCTACTACCTTGGCGTATTTGAACATGCGCTGCACTCCATCGTGCGGCGCTACTCACCAGATGCAATTGTGCTCCAGTGCGGCGCCGACTCGCTCGCTGGTGATCGCCTCGGCTTGCTTAACCTGTCGTCTTTTGGTCATGGGCAGTgcgtgcaggcggtgcgTGATCTCGGTATTCCGATGCTGGCgctcggtggcggcggctacACGATTCGCAACGTCGCAAAGCTGTGGGCGTATGAGACCAGTATCTTGACTGGTCACCCACTACCGCCGAACACGGTGCTCCCGGTTGCTGAGATGCCGCTGAGTGGGTGGCTCTTTCAGGACTCACCCCTGCTGATTGTCGCGCAGGACCGCAGCAATCACGTCTTACCAGGGCTTCACTGCCAGCGTGCGTACCAGATGATGACGGAGCAAATCGACCGCCACGTGCCGCACATTCAACCGCATCCGCGGCTGCAAAAGGCgtccaccgcagcagcagcagtggacAAGCAGGTGGAGGACGGCACGACAGCCGTCGAAGATTTCAAGCGACAGTAA